One part of the Streptomyces nigra genome encodes these proteins:
- a CDS encoding GNAT family N-acetyltransferase, translated as MSARHSPVSRPVMIRGAVARDAKRLTRLVRGSGAYEGKYAAAVAGYRVGPDYIEAHRAFVAVGADQQGERVLGFYSLVLDPPELDLLFVADEAQGRGIGRLLVAHMQTEARAAGLDRVKVVSHRPAEHFYHRVGAVRTGTAFANPPAVPWDRPEFEFRIPAE; from the coding sequence ATGAGCGCACGCCATTCCCCGGTCAGCCGGCCGGTCATGATCCGGGGGGCCGTCGCGCGGGATGCCAAACGGCTCACGCGGCTGGTGCGTGGCTCAGGGGCCTACGAGGGCAAGTACGCGGCCGCGGTCGCGGGCTACCGCGTCGGTCCGGATTACATCGAGGCCCACCGCGCCTTTGTGGCCGTCGGCGCCGACCAGCAGGGAGAGCGGGTCCTCGGGTTCTACTCGCTCGTCCTCGATCCACCGGAGCTCGACCTGCTGTTCGTCGCCGACGAGGCGCAGGGACGGGGTATCGGACGGCTGCTCGTCGCGCACATGCAGACCGAGGCCCGTGCGGCCGGGCTCGACCGCGTCAAGGTCGTGTCGCATCGTCCCGCCGAGCACTTCTACCACCGTGTCGGCGCGGTGCGGACCGGGACCGCGTTCGCGAACCCGCCCGCCGTACCGTGGGACCGTCCCGAATTCGAGTTCCGCATCCCTGCGGAATGA
- a CDS encoding DEAD/DEAH box helicase, with protein MKHPHDSGIAHGSPAQPGASTPAVTFAGLELPTQVLRTLSELGVSEPFPIQAATLPDALRGRDVLGRGRTGSGKTLAFGLPLLTRMAGRRAEPKQPLALILVPTRELAQQVTQALTPYAEALRLRVATVVGGMSIGRQIAALREGAEVVVATPGRLHDLIERKACRLGRVKITVLDEADQMCDLGFLPQVSDALDQVHPDGQHMLFSATLDRDVDQLVQRYLHDPVVHSVDPAAGAVTTMEHHVLVVHGPDRYAVTTEIAARDGRVLLFLDTKHAVDQLTRHLRAGGVHAGALHSGKSQPQRTRTLAQFKNGQITVLVATDVAARGLHVDDLDLVVNVDPPTDAKDYVHRAGRTARAGESGSVVTLVLGSQRRETSRMMAEAGIEPTVTKVRSGEAELSRITGAKAPSGIPLDGGPAAPRPKNTNAPFRGLGTSKGASRGAGGKSRKTDEARKLAEARRAALVRRNG; from the coding sequence ATGAAGCACCCCCATGACTCCGGCATCGCTCACGGCAGTCCCGCCCAGCCCGGGGCGTCGACCCCAGCCGTCACTTTTGCCGGCCTGGAACTGCCGACCCAGGTGCTGCGGACACTCAGCGAACTCGGGGTGAGCGAACCCTTCCCGATCCAGGCCGCCACCCTGCCCGACGCCCTGCGGGGGCGCGACGTCCTGGGACGCGGGCGCACCGGATCGGGCAAGACGCTCGCCTTCGGCCTGCCGCTGCTGACCCGCATGGCGGGGCGGCGCGCCGAACCGAAGCAGCCCCTCGCTCTGATCCTCGTGCCCACCCGGGAGCTGGCCCAGCAGGTCACCCAGGCGCTGACGCCGTACGCCGAGGCACTGCGGCTGCGGGTCGCCACGGTCGTCGGCGGAATGTCGATCGGGCGGCAGATCGCCGCGCTGCGCGAGGGGGCCGAGGTGGTCGTCGCCACCCCAGGACGCCTGCACGACCTGATCGAGCGCAAAGCCTGCCGCCTGGGACGAGTGAAGATCACCGTGCTGGACGAGGCCGACCAGATGTGCGACCTGGGATTCCTGCCGCAGGTTTCCGACGCGCTCGACCAGGTGCACCCCGACGGTCAGCACATGCTCTTCTCGGCCACCCTCGACCGCGACGTCGATCAACTGGTCCAGCGCTACCTCCACGACCCCGTCGTCCACTCGGTCGACCCGGCCGCGGGCGCGGTCACGACGATGGAGCACCACGTCCTGGTCGTCCACGGCCCCGACCGCTACGCCGTCACCACGGAGATCGCCGCCCGCGACGGCCGCGTCCTGCTGTTCCTCGACACCAAGCACGCCGTCGACCAGCTCACCCGGCATCTGCGGGCCGGCGGGGTGCACGCCGGGGCCCTGCACAGCGGCAAGTCCCAGCCGCAGCGCACACGGACCCTGGCGCAGTTCAAGAACGGCCAGATCACCGTTCTGGTGGCGACCGACGTCGCGGCCCGTGGCCTGCACGTCGACGATCTCGACCTCGTGGTCAATGTCGACCCGCCCACCGACGCCAAGGACTATGTGCACCGGGCGGGCCGCACCGCCCGCGCCGGTGAGTCCGGCAGCGTGGTCACGCTCGTGCTGGGGAGTCAGCGCCGCGAGACGAGCCGCATGATGGCCGAGGCCGGCATCGAGCCGACCGTCACCAAGGTGCGCTCGGGCGAGGCGGAGCTGAGCCGGATCACCGGCGCCAAGGCTCCCTCCGGGATCCCGCTCGACGGCGGGCCCGCCGCCCCCCGGCCCAAGAACACCAACGCCCCCTTCCGCGGCCTCGGCACCAGCAAGGGCGCCTCCCGCGGGGCCGGCGGCAAGTCCCGGAAGACGGACGAGGCCCGCAAGCTCGCCGAAGCCCGCAGGGCCGCCCTCGTGCGCCGCAACGGCTGA
- a CDS encoding ribonuclease J: protein MSHPHPELKAAPPLPEGGLRVVALGGLGEIGRNMTVFEHAGKLLVVDCGVLFPEETQPGVDVILPDFTSIRDRLDDIVAVVLTHGHEDHIGGVPYLLRERRDIPVVGSKLTLAFLEAKLKEHGIRPRTVRVREGDRRGFGPFDCEFVAVNHSIPDSLAVAIRTQAGMVLHTGDFKMDQFPLDDRITDLRAFARLGEEGVDLFLTDSTNAEVPGFTTSERELNPAIEQVMRTAPRRVIVSSFASHVHRIQQVLDAAHQHGRKVAFVGRSMVRNMGIARDLGYLKVPSGLVVSTKELEKLPDHKVTLVCTGSQGEPMAALSRMANRDHMIRIGKGDTVLLASSLIPGNENAIYRVINGLTRWGAHVVHKGNAKVHVSAHASAGELVYCYNIVKPRNVMPVHGEWRHLRANGDLAIRTGVDPERVVIAEDGVVVDLVDGRASITGKVPAGNVYVDGMEVGGATEASLKDRLTLAEEGVVTVVAIVDADTGALAEAPDFLARGFVHDDSTFEPVIPVIEKTLATAAEEGVGDARQLEQLIARAVANWAFRTHRRKPLIIPVIIDA, encoded by the coding sequence ATGAGTCATCCCCACCCTGAGCTGAAAGCCGCACCGCCTCTTCCCGAGGGAGGGCTGCGGGTCGTCGCCCTGGGCGGCCTGGGTGAGATCGGCCGCAACATGACCGTCTTCGAGCACGCGGGCAAGCTGCTCGTCGTCGACTGCGGCGTCCTGTTCCCCGAGGAGACCCAGCCCGGCGTGGACGTGATCCTGCCGGACTTCACCTCGATCCGGGACCGTCTGGACGACATCGTCGCCGTGGTCCTCACCCATGGTCACGAGGACCACATCGGCGGTGTGCCGTACCTGCTGCGCGAGCGGCGCGACATCCCCGTCGTCGGCTCGAAGCTGACGCTGGCGTTCCTGGAGGCCAAGCTCAAGGAGCACGGCATCCGGCCGCGCACGGTGCGGGTGCGGGAGGGCGACCGGCGCGGCTTCGGGCCCTTCGACTGCGAGTTCGTGGCGGTCAACCACTCCATCCCCGACAGCCTCGCGGTCGCGATCCGCACTCAGGCCGGGATGGTGCTGCACACGGGCGACTTCAAGATGGACCAGTTCCCTCTCGACGACCGCATCACCGATCTGCGTGCCTTCGCCCGCCTCGGCGAGGAGGGCGTGGACCTGTTCCTCACCGACTCCACCAACGCCGAAGTACCCGGCTTCACCACCTCCGAGCGTGAGCTGAACCCGGCGATCGAGCAGGTGATGCGCACCGCGCCGCGCCGGGTCATCGTCTCCAGCTTCGCCAGCCATGTGCACCGCATCCAGCAGGTCCTGGACGCGGCCCACCAGCACGGCCGCAAGGTGGCCTTCGTCGGCCGGTCCATGGTCCGGAACATGGGCATCGCCCGTGACCTGGGCTATCTGAAGGTTCCGTCCGGTCTGGTGGTGAGCACGAAGGAGCTGGAGAAGCTCCCGGACCACAAGGTCACGCTGGTGTGCACCGGCTCCCAGGGCGAACCGATGGCCGCGCTGTCGCGGATGGCCAACCGCGATCACATGATCCGCATCGGCAAGGGCGACACCGTCCTGCTCGCCAGCTCCCTCATCCCCGGCAACGAGAACGCCATCTACCGGGTGATCAACGGACTCACCCGGTGGGGCGCGCACGTGGTCCACAAGGGCAACGCCAAGGTGCACGTCTCCGCGCACGCCAGCGCCGGCGAACTCGTCTACTGCTACAACATCGTCAAGCCCCGCAACGTCATGCCGGTGCACGGCGAATGGCGCCACCTGCGGGCCAACGGCGACCTCGCCATCCGTACCGGTGTCGACCCCGAGCGGGTCGTCATCGCCGAGGACGGCGTCGTCGTCGACCTCGTCGACGGGCGCGCGTCCATCACCGGCAAGGTGCCCGCCGGCAACGTCTACGTGGACGGCATGGAGGTCGGCGGGGCCACCGAGGCGTCCCTCAAGGACCGCCTCACCCTCGCGGAGGAGGGCGTCGTGACGGTGGTGGCGATCGTCGATGCGGACACCGGCGCCCTCGCCGAGGCCCCCGACTTCCTGGCCCGCGGCTTCGTGCACGACGACAGCACCTTCGAGCCGGTCATCCCCGTCATCGAGAAGACCCTGGCCACCGCGGCCGAGGAAGGCGTCGGGGACGCGCGCCAGCTCGAACAGCTGATCGCCCGTGCCGTGGCGAACTGGGCGTTCCGCACCCACCGCCGCAAGCCGCTCATCATCCCCGTCATCATCGACGCCTGA
- the pcaC gene encoding 4-carboxymuconolactone decarboxylase: protein MSETPPNTLQYRFDGPEEAPVLILGPSLGTTWHMWDRQVPELTQQWRVFRFDLPGHGGAPAHPAGSVTDLTERLLATLDGLGVQRFGYAGCALGGAVGIELALRHPERVASLALIAASPRFGTADEFRQRGVIVRSNGLDPIARTSPDRWFTSGFAAAQPAITEWAVQMVRTTDPGCYIAACEALASFDVRPQLGGVTVPTLVLVGSDDQVTGPAEARTLVAGIPDARLAVVPGASHLVPVEQPAAVTDLLVRHFSTAWQQPAYDSTTGHLAVVAAPVRPAPVAAPAQPAPIAEIAPAAVAPPQGAGRPDPYDAGIKVRREVLGDAHVDRTLAQADDFSGDFQELVTRYAWGEVWDRSGLDRRTRSAVTLTALVAGGHLDELAAHTRAALRNGLTPAEIKEVLLQTAVYCGVPAANSAFKVAQQVIREETTPEG, encoded by the coding sequence GTGAGTGAGACACCCCCGAACACCCTGCAATACCGCTTCGACGGGCCGGAAGAGGCCCCGGTCCTCATCCTGGGTCCCTCACTGGGCACCACCTGGCACATGTGGGACCGGCAGGTTCCCGAGCTGACCCAGCAGTGGCGGGTCTTCCGGTTCGACCTCCCCGGGCACGGGGGCGCCCCCGCCCACCCGGCCGGTTCGGTCACCGATCTCACCGAGCGGCTGCTCGCCACTCTCGACGGGCTGGGCGTGCAGCGCTTCGGCTACGCCGGGTGCGCGCTCGGCGGCGCCGTCGGCATCGAACTGGCCCTGCGGCACCCCGAGCGCGTCGCGTCGCTCGCCCTGATCGCCGCCTCCCCGCGCTTCGGCACCGCCGACGAGTTCCGGCAGCGCGGTGTGATCGTGCGGTCCAACGGCCTCGACCCGATCGCCCGCACCTCGCCGGACCGCTGGTTCACCTCCGGATTCGCCGCCGCGCAGCCCGCCATCACCGAGTGGGCCGTACAGATGGTCCGCACCACCGACCCCGGCTGCTACATCGCCGCCTGCGAGGCCCTCGCCTCCTTCGACGTACGGCCCCAGCTCGGCGGCGTCACCGTGCCGACCCTCGTCCTCGTCGGCTCCGACGACCAGGTCACCGGCCCCGCCGAGGCCCGCACCCTGGTCGCCGGGATACCCGACGCCCGGCTCGCGGTCGTCCCCGGCGCCTCCCACCTCGTGCCGGTCGAGCAGCCCGCCGCCGTCACCGACCTGCTGGTGCGGCACTTCTCCACCGCGTGGCAGCAGCCCGCCTACGACTCCACCACCGGCCACCTCGCCGTGGTCGCCGCCCCCGTCCGGCCGGCCCCGGTGGCGGCGCCCGCGCAGCCCGCGCCCATCGCCGAGATCGCCCCGGCCGCCGTCGCCCCGCCGCAGGGAGCGGGCCGCCCCGACCCGTACGACGCCGGGATCAAGGTCCGGCGCGAGGTCCTCGGCGACGCCCACGTCGACCGGACCCTCGCGCAGGCGGACGACTTCTCCGGCGACTTCCAGGAGCTCGTCACCCGGTACGCCTGGGGCGAGGTCTGGGACCGGTCCGGCCTCGACCGGCGCACCCGCAGCGCCGTCACCCTCACCGCGCTCGTCGCGGGCGGGCACCTCGACGAGCTGGCCGCCCACACCCGCGCGGCCCTGCGCAACGGCCTCACCCCCGCCGAGATCAAGGAGGTGCTGCTCCAGACGGCCGTCTACTGCGGTGTCCCGGCGGCGAACAGCGCCTTCAAGGTCGCCCAGCAGGTCATCCGCGAGGAGACCACCCCGGAGGGGTGA